A region from the Nocardioides exalbidus genome encodes:
- a CDS encoding SigE family RNA polymerase sigma factor, translating to MSAADETYVEFVTARQAALRRIAYAVCRDDARAEDVLQEALVKLYLAWSRVQGTGREEAYVRRIIVNADLDQRRRPWHRRRSSVPLELVDGPARSGASAEDRIELLAELRRLPPMQRRTVVLRYWLGFSVEDTAAELGITEGTVKSHASRGLAALRARVEMPLDVG from the coding sequence GTGAGCGCCGCCGACGAGACGTACGTCGAGTTCGTCACCGCGCGCCAGGCGGCCCTGCGCCGCATCGCGTACGCCGTGTGCCGCGATGACGCGCGCGCCGAGGACGTGCTGCAGGAGGCCCTCGTCAAGCTCTACCTCGCGTGGTCGCGCGTGCAGGGCACCGGTCGCGAGGAGGCCTACGTCCGCCGCATCATCGTCAACGCCGACCTCGACCAGCGCCGCCGGCCGTGGCACCGCCGCCGCTCGTCGGTCCCGCTCGAGCTGGTCGACGGCCCGGCGCGGTCCGGCGCGTCGGCCGAGGACCGGATCGAGCTGCTCGCCGAGCTGCGCCGGCTCCCGCCGATGCAGCGCCGCACCGTCGTGCTGCGCTACTGGCTGGGCTTCTCCGTCGAGGACACCGCCGCCGAGCTCGGCATCACCGAGGGCACCGTCAAGAGCCACGCGTCGCGCGGCCTGGCAGCGCTGCGCGCACGAGTGGAGATGCCCCTCGACGTCGGGTGA
- a CDS encoding SGNH/GDSL hydrolase family protein gives MHISPRWALLGAALAALVSPLLVQPAQSAAPAYVALGDSYSSGTGTRSYIDDGTECQRSTQAHPSLIAAGRGYELNFRACSGATIPDVTGSQLSALSAATSFVTISVGGNDAGFADVLTECALPGWASDCDGAIDGAQAFVDGTLPAQLASLYADIRGRAPSAQVTVVGYPRIFMGEDCNALTWFSPEEEARLNAMADLINARTASAASAAGFQFANPTSAFTGHAVCDDPEWLNGLSNPISESYHPNALGHANGYTPVVSSVTGLALAVTPRLEAESDATAADQAALQRQYAAADRGIEPDEFVAPDLSSPAVRKAAREAGVDLDRFIARSERAAR, from the coding sequence ATGCACATCTCACCTCGGTGGGCGTTGCTCGGTGCTGCCCTGGCGGCCCTCGTCTCGCCCCTGCTCGTCCAGCCCGCACAGTCGGCGGCGCCCGCCTACGTCGCCCTCGGCGACTCCTACTCCTCGGGCACCGGCACGCGCTCCTACATCGACGACGGCACGGAGTGCCAGCGCTCGACACAGGCCCACCCCAGCCTGATCGCGGCCGGTCGCGGCTACGAGCTCAACTTCCGCGCGTGCTCCGGAGCCACGATCCCGGACGTCACCGGCAGCCAGCTCAGTGCGCTGAGCGCGGCCACGAGCTTCGTCACGATCTCGGTCGGCGGCAACGACGCCGGCTTCGCCGACGTGCTCACCGAGTGCGCGCTGCCCGGCTGGGCGAGCGACTGCGACGGGGCGATCGACGGGGCGCAGGCCTTCGTCGACGGCACGCTGCCCGCCCAGCTCGCGAGCCTCTACGCCGACATCCGCGGACGGGCGCCGTCGGCGCAGGTGACGGTCGTCGGCTACCCGCGCATCTTCATGGGCGAGGACTGCAACGCGCTCACCTGGTTCTCGCCGGAGGAGGAGGCGCGGCTCAACGCGATGGCCGACCTCATCAACGCGCGCACGGCGTCGGCCGCCTCGGCCGCGGGCTTCCAGTTCGCGAACCCGACCAGCGCCTTCACCGGCCACGCGGTCTGCGACGACCCGGAGTGGCTCAACGGCCTCTCGAACCCGATCTCGGAGAGCTACCACCCCAACGCCCTGGGCCACGCCAACGGCTACACGCCGGTCGTCAGCTCGGTGACGGGCCTCGCCCTCGCGGTCACGCCGAGGCTCGAGGCGGAGTCCGACGCGACCGCTGCCGACCAGGCCGCGCTCCAGCGCCAGTACGCCGCTGCCGACCGCGGCATCGAGCCCGACGAGTTCGTCGCCCCCGACCTGTCCTCGCCCGCGGTCCGCAAGGCCGCGCGCGAGGCCGGCGTCGACCTCGACCGCTTCATCGCCCGCAGCGAGCGCGCCGCCCGCTGA
- a CDS encoding 2-phosphosulfolactate phosphatase, translating into MTLPGHDQSTYRLRLEWGPSGAEAVPADYAVVVDVLSFTTTLDVAVERGIEVFPYRWKDSRATEHAMRHGATLAVGRFEAKSRGDARHVSLSPASLAEVEGIERLVLPSPNGSTIAFALADSGAQVVGASLRNAGAVARWLAPKVADGASVVVVPAGERWYDDTLRPAVEDLWGAGAVLAALDEEVEASASPEARMAIAAFEAAVLPLDLLQCASGRELADAGFVADVEIAAQHDASDVVPVLVGESFRDSTTLAPRGSHLRRI; encoded by the coding sequence GTGACGCTGCCGGGCCACGACCAGTCCACCTATCGGCTCCGCCTCGAGTGGGGCCCGTCGGGCGCCGAGGCCGTGCCCGCCGACTACGCCGTGGTCGTCGACGTCCTCTCCTTCACCACGACCCTCGACGTCGCGGTCGAGCGCGGCATCGAGGTCTTCCCCTACCGCTGGAAGGACTCGCGCGCCACCGAGCACGCGATGCGCCACGGCGCGACGCTGGCGGTCGGCCGCTTCGAGGCCAAGTCGCGCGGCGACGCCCGCCACGTCTCCCTCTCGCCGGCCAGCCTCGCGGAGGTCGAGGGGATCGAGCGGCTGGTGCTGCCCTCGCCCAACGGCTCGACCATCGCCTTCGCGCTCGCCGACTCCGGGGCGCAGGTCGTCGGGGCGAGCCTGCGCAACGCGGGCGCCGTCGCCCGGTGGCTCGCACCCAAGGTCGCCGACGGCGCCAGCGTGGTCGTCGTACCAGCAGGGGAGCGGTGGTACGACGACACGCTCCGCCCCGCGGTCGAGGATCTGTGGGGCGCCGGTGCCGTCCTCGCCGCCCTGGACGAGGAGGTCGAGGCGAGCGCCAGCCCCGAGGCGCGGATGGCCATCGCAGCCTTCGAGGCGGCCGTCCTCCCGCTCGACCTGCTCCAGTGCGCGAGCGGTCGTGAGCTGGCCGACGCGGGCTTTGTGGCCGACGTCGAGATCGCCGCGCAGCACGACGCCAGCGACGTCGTACCCGTGCTGGTCGGGGAGTCGTTCCGCGACAGCACCACGCTCGCGCCGCGGGGCTCGCACCTGCGGCGGATCTGA
- a CDS encoding M13 family metallopeptidase — protein MTILDAAREGMNPDIRPQDDLFGHVNGRWLEETEIPSDKSSWGAFVALADAAEQQVRDIITELADRPAESLDADERRIGDLFASFMDTEAIEAKGLRPIKGLLDRAQEVGDLTGLAAFLGMFERIGGPGLFGSYITPDRADASRNIVYLAQGGLGLPDESYYRDEKFADIREKYVAYLTTLLTLSEHPDPSGSAARVLAYETRLAEGHWEAAETRDVQKTTNHKSLEELLELCPAFDWNTYVTGLGGTEEMLRTSIVMQPDFFSHLSTVLEETPIETWRDILHVRIVRSSAPYLPDPFVEANFDFYGRTLNGTPELRARWKRGVDFVEGCVGEAVGKVYVSRHFPPASKQMMDELVANLVTAYRRSIEKLDWMGEDTKQKAYDKLDRFYPKIGYPTEFRDYSALTTTPDDLMTNVAAASAFETDRQLEKVGQPVDRDEWLMLPQTVNAYYHPGTNEICFPAAILQPPFFSPDADEAENYGGIGAVIGHEIGHGFDDQGAQYDGDGNLHDWWTADDKSAFEAKSQALIKQYDGFEPRNLPGEHVNGSLTVGENIGDLGGLTIAHKAFVISQDGDPSAEDRRTLFLNWSHVWRTKRRKEQEVQYLTIDPHSPAEFRANIVRNLDEFHDVFDTQPGDGLWLEPEARVRIW, from the coding sequence GTGACGATCCTCGACGCCGCCCGCGAGGGCATGAACCCGGACATCCGCCCGCAGGACGACCTCTTCGGCCACGTCAACGGACGCTGGCTCGAGGAGACGGAGATCCCCTCGGACAAGTCGAGCTGGGGCGCCTTCGTCGCGCTCGCCGACGCCGCCGAGCAGCAGGTGCGCGACATCATCACCGAGCTCGCCGACCGGCCGGCCGAGTCCCTCGACGCCGACGAGCGGCGGATCGGCGACCTGTTCGCCTCCTTCATGGACACCGAGGCGATCGAGGCCAAGGGGCTGCGCCCGATCAAGGGCCTGCTCGACCGTGCGCAGGAGGTGGGCGACCTGACCGGGCTCGCCGCCTTCCTCGGCATGTTCGAGCGCATCGGCGGTCCCGGCCTGTTCGGCTCCTACATCACGCCCGACCGCGCCGACGCCTCGCGCAACATCGTCTACCTCGCCCAGGGCGGCCTCGGCCTGCCCGACGAGTCCTACTACCGCGACGAGAAGTTCGCCGACATCCGGGAGAAGTACGTCGCCTACCTGACGACGCTGCTCACCCTCAGCGAGCACCCCGACCCGTCCGGCTCGGCCGCGCGCGTGCTCGCCTACGAGACCCGGCTGGCCGAGGGCCACTGGGAGGCCGCGGAGACGCGCGACGTCCAGAAGACGACCAACCACAAGAGCCTCGAGGAGCTGCTCGAGCTCTGCCCGGCCTTCGACTGGAACACCTACGTCACGGGCCTCGGCGGCACCGAGGAGATGCTGCGGACCTCGATCGTCATGCAGCCCGACTTCTTCTCGCACCTGTCCACGGTGCTCGAGGAGACGCCCATCGAGACGTGGCGCGACATCCTGCACGTGCGCATCGTCCGCAGCTCGGCGCCGTACCTCCCGGACCCGTTCGTCGAGGCCAACTTCGACTTCTACGGCCGCACCCTCAACGGCACCCCGGAGCTGCGCGCCCGCTGGAAGCGCGGTGTCGACTTCGTCGAGGGCTGCGTCGGCGAGGCCGTCGGCAAGGTCTACGTCTCGCGCCACTTCCCGCCGGCGTCGAAGCAGATGATGGACGAGCTGGTCGCGAACCTCGTCACGGCCTACCGCCGCTCGATCGAGAAGCTCGACTGGATGGGCGAGGACACCAAGCAGAAGGCCTACGACAAGCTCGACCGCTTCTACCCGAAGATCGGCTACCCCACGGAGTTCCGCGACTACTCCGCGCTCACCACGACGCCCGACGACCTGATGACCAACGTCGCCGCCGCGTCGGCGTTCGAGACCGACCGCCAGCTCGAGAAGGTCGGCCAGCCCGTCGACCGCGACGAGTGGCTGATGCTGCCGCAGACCGTCAACGCCTACTACCACCCGGGCACCAACGAGATCTGCTTCCCGGCCGCCATCCTCCAGCCGCCGTTCTTCAGCCCCGACGCCGACGAGGCCGAGAACTACGGCGGCATCGGCGCCGTGATCGGCCACGAGATCGGTCACGGCTTCGACGACCAGGGCGCGCAGTACGACGGCGACGGCAACCTCCACGACTGGTGGACCGCCGACGACAAGTCGGCCTTCGAGGCGAAGTCGCAGGCGCTGATCAAGCAGTACGACGGCTTCGAGCCCCGCAACCTGCCCGGCGAGCACGTCAACGGCAGCCTCACGGTGGGCGAGAACATCGGCGACCTCGGCGGCCTGACCATCGCCCACAAGGCGTTCGTGATCAGCCAGGACGGCGACCCCTCGGCCGAGGACCGCCGCACGCTGTTCCTCAACTGGTCCCACGTGTGGCGCACCAAGCGCCGCAAGGAGCAGGAGGTCCAGTACCTCACCATCGACCCCCACAGCCCGGCCGAGTTCCGCGCCAACATCGTGCGCAACCTCGACGAGTTCCACGACGTCTTCGACACCCAGCCCGGCGACGGCCTCTGGCTCGAGCCGGAGGCGCGCGTCCGCATCTGGTGA
- a CDS encoding NADPH:quinone oxidoreductase family protein, producing the protein MKAVQVVTLTGPGDIEVREVDPPQPGPHDVLVEVHSVGIAFPDLLLSRGEYQFKPEPPFTLGVDFAGVVLDPGHPESSGFTAGQRVAGVNLHGGAAEQVANPAVFTFALPDAMSYDEGAALPMNYLTALFALEERGGLRDRETVLVHGAAGGVGTASIQVAKGLGARTIAVVSTEEKAAFARAAGADEVVLGPDFKDAVKELTGGKGVDVVVDVVGGDAFTDSLRCLAEQGRVLVVGFAAGQGIPEVKVNRLLLGNTDVRGVGWGAYAMARPGYMQKQWHRLAPMIGSGVVKPPIGATYDLADFGRALVDMDERRTLGKSVVRVR; encoded by the coding sequence ATGAAGGCAGTCCAGGTCGTCACGCTCACCGGTCCCGGCGACATCGAGGTCCGCGAGGTCGACCCGCCGCAGCCGGGCCCCCACGACGTGCTGGTGGAGGTGCACAGCGTCGGCATCGCGTTCCCCGACCTGCTGCTGAGCCGCGGGGAGTACCAGTTCAAGCCCGAGCCGCCGTTCACCCTCGGCGTCGACTTCGCCGGTGTCGTCCTCGACCCCGGGCACCCGGAGTCGAGCGGCTTCACCGCCGGCCAGCGCGTCGCGGGCGTGAACCTCCACGGCGGAGCGGCCGAGCAGGTCGCCAACCCGGCCGTCTTCACCTTCGCGCTGCCCGACGCGATGTCGTACGACGAGGGCGCGGCGCTGCCCATGAACTACCTGACCGCCCTCTTCGCGCTCGAGGAGCGTGGCGGGCTGCGCGACCGGGAGACGGTGCTGGTCCACGGCGCGGCCGGGGGCGTCGGCACGGCGAGCATCCAGGTCGCGAAGGGCCTCGGCGCGCGGACCATCGCCGTCGTCAGCACCGAGGAGAAGGCCGCCTTCGCCCGGGCGGCCGGCGCCGACGAGGTCGTCCTCGGCCCCGACTTCAAGGACGCGGTCAAGGAGCTGACCGGCGGCAAGGGCGTCGACGTGGTCGTCGACGTCGTCGGCGGGGACGCGTTCACCGACTCCCTGCGCTGCCTCGCCGAGCAGGGCCGGGTGCTGGTCGTCGGGTTCGCCGCCGGCCAGGGCATCCCGGAGGTCAAGGTCAACCGCCTGCTGCTCGGCAACACCGACGTCCGGGGGGTCGGCTGGGGCGCCTACGCGATGGCGCGTCCGGGCTACATGCAGAAGCAGTGGCACCGCCTCGCGCCGATGATCGGGTCCGGGGTCGTGAAGCCGCCGATCGGCGCGACCTACGACCTCGCCGACTTCGGGCGGGCGCTCGTCGACATGGACGAGCGCCGCACCCTCGGCAAGTCGGTCGTGCGGGTCCGCTGA
- a CDS encoding M15 family metallopeptidase, whose product MRVRRGAGVATAVALSLLLGACSGSDAPEDEPPASGGTSDVPTDGPSPTTSDTPVVPVADPAHAVDPPGEREGRLWSADVLVQWDKPLDDALVKKIDKLKGVAHTERIGLGQVSLENRVLTVAAVDPGAYRHFARSDVADFQEGWDRVAGGEMSTTKAVSKRLADKGGSITLGTDDDAPTLHVGALTPQLPTVDMVVNTAWAGDIGMATDNGLLISTDDRTPASIRKPLERLVGKGASVQMLDVASRLGLDPDARLTAIPTGSTLGTLVGTYSYRVAGGQVQPDPAWVAANIRTEAVPILGSVTCHKDLFPQLRAALLEVQQQGLADKIHVGEYAGCYYPRFIANTTSLSNHAFGLALDLNVPGNQRGTVGEMDRSVVAIFKHWGFAWGGDWRWTDPMHFELAEVKRVG is encoded by the coding sequence GTGCGCGTACGACGGGGGGCGGGGGTGGCGACGGCCGTCGCCCTCTCACTGCTGCTCGGCGCGTGCAGCGGCTCGGACGCTCCGGAGGACGAGCCGCCGGCCTCCGGCGGCACCAGCGACGTACCGACCGACGGGCCCAGTCCGACGACCAGCGACACCCCGGTCGTCCCGGTCGCCGACCCCGCGCACGCCGTCGACCCGCCCGGCGAGCGCGAGGGCCGGCTGTGGAGCGCGGACGTCCTCGTGCAGTGGGACAAGCCGCTCGACGACGCGCTCGTGAAGAAGATCGACAAGCTCAAGGGTGTCGCGCACACCGAGCGGATCGGGCTCGGCCAGGTCAGCCTGGAGAACCGTGTCCTGACGGTCGCCGCGGTCGACCCGGGCGCCTACCGGCACTTCGCCCGCTCCGACGTCGCCGACTTCCAGGAGGGCTGGGACCGGGTCGCCGGCGGCGAGATGTCGACGACGAAGGCGGTCTCGAAGCGGCTCGCCGACAAGGGCGGCAGCATCACCCTCGGCACGGACGACGACGCACCGACCCTGCACGTCGGCGCCCTCACGCCGCAGCTGCCGACCGTCGACATGGTCGTCAACACCGCGTGGGCGGGCGACATCGGGATGGCCACCGACAACGGGCTGCTGATCTCCACCGACGACCGCACGCCGGCGAGCATCCGCAAGCCGCTCGAGCGGCTCGTGGGCAAGGGCGCGTCGGTGCAGATGCTCGACGTCGCCTCCCGCCTGGGCCTCGACCCCGACGCCAGGCTCACCGCGATCCCGACCGGCAGCACGCTCGGTACCCTCGTCGGGACCTACAGCTACCGCGTCGCCGGCGGCCAGGTGCAGCCAGACCCGGCCTGGGTCGCCGCCAACATCCGCACCGAGGCCGTCCCGATCCTCGGCAGCGTCACCTGCCACAAGGACCTCTTCCCCCAGCTGCGCGCCGCGCTGCTCGAGGTGCAGCAGCAGGGCCTCGCCGACAAGATCCACGTCGGGGAGTACGCCGGCTGCTACTACCCCCGCTTCATCGCCAACACGACCTCGCTGTCCAACCACGCCTTCGGCCTCGCGCTCGACCTCAACGTGCCGGGCAACCAGCGCGGCACCGTCGGCGAGATGGACCGCAGCGTCGTCGCGATCTTCAAGCACTGGGGCTTCGCCTGGGGTGGCGACTGGCGCTGGACCGACCCGATGCACTTCGAGCTCGCCGAGGTGAAGCGGGTCGGCTGA
- a CDS encoding MFS transporter: MSGVSWGTPTARGIVAAATLGSGLTLLDGTVVNVALRTVGDDLDASLVQLQWITNGYFLSLASLILLGGSLGDRLGRRRVFVIGTVWFALASLLCGIAPTAEVLIVARVLQGIGGALLTPGSLAMIQGAFRAEDRSRAIGAWSGLGGIAAAIGPLVGGLLIDHASWRWIFLINLPLAAVTVWLAMRWVPETRDTRALDRFDVPGAALASLSLAGVTWALTDAGGPATWWAAGLGVAAAVGFIVVERRTHGPMVPLGLFTDRTFSAANMMTLIVYAALGAILFFLVLQLQTVAGYNALEAGLATLPMTVCMLFLAARGGALGERIGPRIPMTFGPMVMAGGTLLLLMAGPDAVYWRDVAPGLTVFGLGLALMVAPLTATVLAAAPDEVTGIASGINNAVARAGSLLAVAALPMAVGLSGDDYRDPVVFDASYSTAMVICAVLLVLGGLVSWITIPHRVETPDATDVAT, encoded by the coding sequence GTGAGTGGAGTCTCCTGGGGTACGCCGACCGCGCGCGGCATCGTGGCGGCCGCCACCCTCGGGTCGGGGCTGACGCTGCTCGACGGCACGGTGGTCAACGTCGCGCTGAGGACGGTGGGCGACGACCTCGACGCCTCGCTCGTGCAGCTGCAGTGGATCACCAACGGTTACTTCCTCTCGCTGGCCTCCCTGATCCTTCTCGGCGGCTCGCTCGGCGACCGGCTCGGCCGGCGCCGGGTCTTCGTGATCGGCACGGTGTGGTTCGCGCTGGCCTCGCTGCTGTGCGGCATCGCGCCGACGGCCGAGGTGCTGATCGTCGCGCGCGTCCTCCAGGGCATCGGCGGCGCGCTGCTCACGCCCGGCAGCCTGGCGATGATCCAGGGAGCCTTCCGCGCCGAGGACCGCAGCCGCGCGATCGGCGCCTGGTCCGGACTCGGCGGCATCGCGGCCGCGATCGGTCCCCTCGTCGGCGGCCTGCTCATCGACCACGCCTCGTGGCGCTGGATCTTCCTCATCAACCTGCCGCTCGCGGCCGTCACGGTCTGGCTGGCGATGCGGTGGGTGCCCGAGACGCGCGACACCCGGGCGCTCGACCGGTTCGACGTCCCGGGGGCCGCGCTCGCGTCGCTGTCGCTGGCTGGGGTCACGTGGGCGCTCACCGACGCCGGCGGACCGGCGACCTGGTGGGCGGCCGGGCTCGGTGTTGCGGCTGCGGTCGGGTTCATCGTCGTCGAGCGCCGCACGCACGGGCCGATGGTGCCGCTCGGGCTGTTCACCGACCGCACCTTCAGCGCCGCTAACATGATGACCCTCATCGTCTACGCGGCGCTCGGCGCGATCCTGTTCTTCCTGGTCCTGCAGCTCCAGACCGTCGCCGGCTACAACGCCCTCGAGGCCGGCCTCGCGACGCTGCCGATGACCGTCTGCATGCTCTTCCTCGCCGCCCGCGGTGGCGCGCTCGGCGAGCGCATCGGACCGCGGATCCCGATGACCTTCGGGCCGATGGTGATGGCCGGCGGCACGCTGCTCCTCCTCATGGCCGGGCCCGACGCCGTCTACTGGCGTGACGTCGCGCCGGGCCTCACCGTCTTCGGCCTCGGGCTCGCGCTGATGGTCGCCCCGCTCACCGCGACCGTCCTGGCCGCCGCCCCCGACGAGGTCACCGGCATCGCCAGCGGCATCAACAACGCCGTCGCCCGCGCCGGCTCGCTGCTCGCGGTCGCCGCGCTCCCCATGGCCGTCGGGCTCTCCGGCGACGACTACCGCGACCCGGTCGTCTTCGACGCGTCCTACAGCACGGCCATGGTCATCTGCGCCGTACTCCTCGTGCTCGGCGGCCTGGTCTCGTGGATCACCATCCCGCACCGGGTCGAGACTCCCGACGCGACGGACGTTGCGACGTAG
- a CDS encoding TetR/AcrR family transcriptional regulator — MPSTRDRIVAAAVEMTTSSGWASVTMARLAEVAGVSRQTVYNEVGSKPALAETMILEELARFLRVMEQAFDAEPDDLTRAIERAVTGVLDHAASNKLLHAVVSATHGADTELIPLLTTNAAGLLEVAKEVIGLRVAPYSPGIDPDHLDPAIDMVVRVVLSHVMQPSAAPAKTGADIAWLAGQVLDGERA, encoded by the coding sequence ATGCCCAGCACGCGCGACCGCATCGTCGCGGCGGCCGTCGAGATGACCACGTCGTCGGGCTGGGCCTCGGTGACGATGGCGCGCCTCGCCGAGGTCGCCGGGGTGAGCCGGCAGACCGTCTACAACGAGGTCGGCTCCAAGCCGGCGCTCGCGGAGACGATGATCCTCGAGGAGCTCGCGCGCTTCCTGCGGGTCATGGAGCAGGCCTTCGACGCCGAGCCCGACGACCTCACCCGCGCCATCGAGCGCGCCGTCACCGGCGTCCTCGACCACGCGGCCTCCAACAAGCTCCTCCACGCGGTGGTCAGCGCGACCCACGGCGCCGACACCGAGCTGATCCCGCTGCTCACCACCAACGCCGCCGGGCTGCTCGAGGTCGCCAAGGAGGTCATCGGCCTGCGCGTGGCGCCGTACTCGCCCGGCATCGACCCCGACCACCTCGACCCCGCGATCGACATGGTCGTGCGGGTGGTGCTCAGCCACGTGATGCAGCCCTCGGCAGCGCCGGCGAAGACCGGCGCCGACATCGCCTGGCTCGCCGGACAGGTGCTCGACGGCGAGCGGGCCTAG